The proteins below are encoded in one region of Tomitella fengzijianii:
- a CDS encoding Clp protease N-terminal domain-containing protein: MTDHRPTLIEHSDGAQHAGPAMPYTQGTHDALVAAQAVSRPSTRQAPTSPDRHESVNAAHLMLALLAETGSTATRALTDQGVRLGRARMRIAALTLPPADAPARTDGPLPAIDAVLAAARSDAARRGHAAVGTGHLLIALTAPHALADELTALGLDLPAAAGFIYGAYSAHPPAPRDTGPEFA; this comes from the coding sequence GTGACCGATCACCGGCCGACACTCATCGAGCACTCCGACGGCGCGCAGCATGCCGGGCCCGCGATGCCCTACACCCAGGGCACGCACGACGCCCTCGTCGCCGCTCAGGCGGTGTCCCGCCCGTCTACGCGGCAGGCGCCCACGTCGCCCGACCGCCACGAATCCGTCAACGCCGCGCACCTGATGCTGGCCCTCCTCGCGGAGACGGGATCCACGGCCACCCGCGCGTTGACCGATCAGGGCGTGCGCCTGGGGCGGGCTCGGATGCGCATCGCCGCGCTCACCCTGCCGCCGGCGGACGCCCCCGCGCGCACCGATGGCCCCCTGCCCGCCATCGACGCGGTCCTCGCCGCCGCCCGATCGGACGCGGCACGCCGCGGACACGCCGCCGTCGGCACCGGCCACCTGCTGATCGCACTCACCGCACCGCACGCGCTCGCGGACGAACTGACCGCACTGGGCCTGGACCTGCCCGCCGCCGCCGGATTCATCTACGGCGCATACTCCGCGCATCCGCCGGCGCCGCGGGACACCGGCCCCGAGTTCGCCTGA
- a CDS encoding NAD(P)/FAD-dependent oxidoreductase, with product MTSETGTPQRHRVVVIGSGFGGLFSTQALKRADVDVTMIAKTTHHLFQPLLYQVATGILSEGEIAPSTRLVLRKQDNAEVLLGSVTDIDLEARTVTSEAMAITRVTPFDSLIVAAGAKQSYFGNDHFAEYAPGMKTIDDALELRGRILGSFEQAEICTDDYERERLMTFVVVGAGPTGVELVGQIAELAHRTLHGSFRNIDPHDARIILLDGADDVLPVYGGKLSASTAKRLTKLGVEIHTGAMVTDVDRDGITIKKKDGSEKLIRCQCKVWSAGVQASRLGGLLAEQSQAELDRAGRVHVNPDLSLPGHPNVFVIGDMMTLDNLPGLAQVAMQGGTYVAKNIAAEAGGRPHHERKPFKYWDKGSMATISRFSAVAKVGRLELTGFLAWIIWLVIHLMYLVGFKSRLTTLMSWATTFFGRSRGQMTITVQQVLARSALGQLGNGKYAVLDVDAAKKLAQEEAERVLALERAHNGTHGPADDAQGGPAEAAG from the coding sequence ATGACCAGCGAGACCGGAACGCCCCAGCGCCACCGCGTGGTGGTCATCGGATCCGGCTTCGGCGGGCTGTTCAGCACACAGGCACTCAAGCGTGCCGACGTCGACGTCACCATGATCGCCAAGACCACACACCACCTATTCCAGCCGCTGCTCTACCAGGTGGCCACGGGGATCCTCTCCGAAGGCGAGATCGCCCCGTCCACCCGCCTGGTGCTGCGCAAGCAGGACAACGCGGAGGTCCTGCTGGGGTCGGTCACCGACATCGACCTCGAGGCCCGGACGGTCACCTCCGAGGCGATGGCCATCACCCGGGTCACACCGTTCGACAGCCTCATCGTCGCCGCCGGCGCCAAGCAGTCGTACTTCGGCAACGACCATTTCGCCGAGTACGCACCGGGAATGAAGACCATCGACGACGCGCTGGAACTGCGCGGGCGGATCCTCGGCTCCTTCGAGCAGGCGGAGATCTGCACGGACGACTACGAACGCGAGCGGCTGATGACGTTCGTCGTCGTCGGCGCCGGCCCCACCGGCGTCGAGCTGGTGGGGCAGATCGCGGAACTCGCCCACCGCACGCTCCACGGCAGCTTCCGCAACATCGACCCGCACGACGCGCGGATCATCCTGCTCGACGGAGCGGACGACGTGCTGCCCGTGTACGGCGGCAAGCTCAGCGCCAGCACCGCCAAGCGGTTGACCAAGCTGGGAGTGGAGATCCATACCGGGGCCATGGTCACCGACGTCGACCGCGACGGAATCACGATCAAGAAGAAGGACGGCAGCGAGAAGCTCATCCGCTGCCAGTGCAAGGTGTGGTCGGCGGGAGTGCAGGCGAGTCGGCTCGGCGGCCTGCTCGCCGAACAGTCGCAGGCCGAACTCGACCGGGCCGGCAGAGTCCACGTCAACCCGGACCTGAGCCTTCCGGGGCACCCGAATGTGTTCGTCATCGGCGACATGATGACGCTCGACAACCTGCCGGGCCTCGCGCAGGTGGCCATGCAGGGCGGCACCTATGTGGCCAAGAACATCGCGGCGGAGGCCGGCGGTCGCCCGCACCACGAGCGCAAGCCGTTCAAGTACTGGGACAAGGGCAGCATGGCCACGATCTCGCGGTTCAGCGCCGTCGCCAAGGTGGGCCGGCTCGAGCTCACCGGGTTCCTCGCGTGGATCATCTGGCTGGTCATCCACCTGATGTACCTGGTGGGCTTCAAGAGCCGGTTGACGACGCTGATGTCGTGGGCCACCACGTTCTTCGGCCGCAGCCGAGGCCAGATGACCATCACCGTGCAGCAGGTTCTCGCACGTTCCGCTCTGGGTCAGCTGGGCAACGGCAAGTACGCGGTCCTCGACGTGGACGCGGCGAAGAAGCTCGCGCAGGAGGAGGCGGAGCGGGTCCTCGCGCTCGAACGCGCCCACAACGGGACACATGGCCCCGCGGACGACGCCCAGGGCGGCCCCGCCGAAGCCGCCGGCTGA